One window of Oreochromis niloticus isolate F11D_XX linkage group LG23, O_niloticus_UMD_NMBU, whole genome shotgun sequence genomic DNA carries:
- the mier2 gene encoding mesoderm induction early response protein 2 isoform X5, with amino-acid sequence MQSLWPSGEWRRYSNEGPHLQKQKSLRVLEELEEEKSPRSMKMATPSHTASELPLEELLAFYGYTVSDPEKETCHMAASLPDMTLDKDQITEDLFPGEQEEESLADDLTPSVTSNTSDLLRRIQGGDKDTLVSSSDEDSDDVSIPSNEEHKEIMVGSMYQAKIPPMSPYTYQDRAYSTEDQLLWRPGVLPVHEVEEFLLNAQRPRGQEEALGTQGVIVQDNEQALYELVKCNFNVEEALRRFRFNVKVFSEELCSWSEEECRNFEHGYRVYGKNFHLIQANKVRTRSVGECVEYYYMWKKSERHKYFIQQATRLSRKKYSLQSGSMEDGDQDGEVVELEGSNSSSRLLSHSSMGTGQLESPLPPQSNLDQDKQEEGRPRRRRTPRFLLKP; translated from the exons ATGCAGAGCTTGTGGCCTAGTGGAGAGTGGAGGAGATACAGCAATGAAGGCCCTCATCTGCAGAAGCAGAAGTCTTTACGGGTCTTAGAGGagttggaggaggagaagagtcctCGCTCCATGAAGATGGCGACACCATCCCACACT GCCAGTGAGCTTCCCTTGGAGGAGCTGCTGGCTTTCTATGGCTATACAGTATCAGATCCAGAGAAGGAGACCTGTCACATGGCTGCCAGTTTGCCAGACATGACACTGGACAAG gATCAGATAACTGAGGATCTCTTCCCTggggagcaggaagaagaatcATTAGCCGACGATCTCACCCCCTCAGTCACCTCAAACACCTCAGATCTGCTTCGCCGCATCCAAG GTGGAGACAAAGACACATTGGTCAGTTCATCAGATGAGGACTCTGATGATGTCTCTATTCCATCCAATGAAGAGCACAAG GAGATAATGGTTGGCTCCATGTATCAGGCAAAAATCCCTCCAATGAGCCCGTACACCTACCAGGATAGAG CTTACAGCACCGAAGACCAGTTGTTGTGGAGACCAGGGGTTCTGCCAGTGCATGAAGTGGAGGAGTTCTTGCTGAATGCACAAAGACCCCGTGGCCAGGAGGAGGCACTAGGAACCCAGGGGGTCATTGTCCAAGACAATGAACAG GCACTGTACGAGTTAGTCAAATGCAACTTCAATGTCGAAGAGGCACTGAGGCGATTTCGTTTCAACGTGAAAGTATTCAGTG AAGAGCTCTGCTCCTGGAGCGAGGAGGAGTGCAGGAACTTTGAGCATGGGTATCGAGTTTATGGGAAAAACTTCCACCTCATTCAGGCAAATAAG GTACGAACACGCTCAGTGGGCGAGTGTGTGGAGTATTACTACATGTGGAAGAAGTCTGAGCGTCACAAGTACTTTATTCAGCAGGCTACCAGGCTGAGCCGCAAGAAGTACAGCCTGCAATCAGGGAGCAT GGAGGATGGAGACCAGGATGGGGAGGTTGTGGAACTGGAGGGAAGCAACAGTTCCTCAAGGTTGTTGTCTCACAGCTCCATGGGCACAGGGCAGCTGGAGTCCCCGTTACCTCCACAGTCGAACCTGGACCAGGACAAACAAG
- the mier2 gene encoding mesoderm induction early response protein 2 isoform X4 yields MQSLWPSGEWRRYSNEGPHLQKQKSLRVLEELEEEKSPRSMKMATPSHTASELPLEELLAFYGYTVSDPEKETCHMAASLPDMTLDKDQITEDLFPGEQEEESLADDLTPSVTSNTSDLLRRIQGGDKDTLVSSSDEDSDDVSIPSNEEHKEIMVGSMYQAKIPPMSPYTYQDRAYSTEDQLLWRPGVLPVHEVEEFLLNAQRPRGQEEALGTQGVIVQDNEQALYELVKCNFNVEEALRRFRFNVKVFSEELCSWSEEECRNFEHGYRVYGKNFHLIQANKVRTRSVGECVEYYYMWKKSERHKYFIQQATRLSRKKYSLQSGSMEDGDQDGEVVELEGSNSSSRLLSHSSMGTGQLESPLPPQSNLDQDKQEEEGRPRRRRTPRFLLKP; encoded by the exons ATGCAGAGCTTGTGGCCTAGTGGAGAGTGGAGGAGATACAGCAATGAAGGCCCTCATCTGCAGAAGCAGAAGTCTTTACGGGTCTTAGAGGagttggaggaggagaagagtcctCGCTCCATGAAGATGGCGACACCATCCCACACT GCCAGTGAGCTTCCCTTGGAGGAGCTGCTGGCTTTCTATGGCTATACAGTATCAGATCCAGAGAAGGAGACCTGTCACATGGCTGCCAGTTTGCCAGACATGACACTGGACAAG gATCAGATAACTGAGGATCTCTTCCCTggggagcaggaagaagaatcATTAGCCGACGATCTCACCCCCTCAGTCACCTCAAACACCTCAGATCTGCTTCGCCGCATCCAAG GTGGAGACAAAGACACATTGGTCAGTTCATCAGATGAGGACTCTGATGATGTCTCTATTCCATCCAATGAAGAGCACAAG GAGATAATGGTTGGCTCCATGTATCAGGCAAAAATCCCTCCAATGAGCCCGTACACCTACCAGGATAGAG CTTACAGCACCGAAGACCAGTTGTTGTGGAGACCAGGGGTTCTGCCAGTGCATGAAGTGGAGGAGTTCTTGCTGAATGCACAAAGACCCCGTGGCCAGGAGGAGGCACTAGGAACCCAGGGGGTCATTGTCCAAGACAATGAACAG GCACTGTACGAGTTAGTCAAATGCAACTTCAATGTCGAAGAGGCACTGAGGCGATTTCGTTTCAACGTGAAAGTATTCAGTG AAGAGCTCTGCTCCTGGAGCGAGGAGGAGTGCAGGAACTTTGAGCATGGGTATCGAGTTTATGGGAAAAACTTCCACCTCATTCAGGCAAATAAG GTACGAACACGCTCAGTGGGCGAGTGTGTGGAGTATTACTACATGTGGAAGAAGTCTGAGCGTCACAAGTACTTTATTCAGCAGGCTACCAGGCTGAGCCGCAAGAAGTACAGCCTGCAATCAGGGAGCAT GGAGGATGGAGACCAGGATGGGGAGGTTGTGGAACTGGAGGGAAGCAACAGTTCCTCAAGGTTGTTGTCTCACAGCTCCATGGGCACAGGGCAGCTGGAGTCCCCGTTACCTCCACAGTCGAACCTGGACCAGGACAAACAAG